Proteins co-encoded in one Flavobacteriaceae bacterium MAR_2009_75 genomic window:
- a CDS encoding putative DCC family thiol-disulfide oxidoreductase YuxK, giving the protein MPLETYSKFKPETPHLIWDGKCGFCKYWVIKWKKLTANKVRYLPFQQIHDQIEELSEQDFKEAVRLIETDGQIYSGAHAAYRTLHYSSRWTFLLSWYQKFTLFRKLSDSTYQLIANNRPALYKLTTTFFGKNP; this is encoded by the coding sequence ATGCCGCTAGAAACTTACTCTAAATTTAAACCCGAGACACCTCATTTAATATGGGACGGAAAATGTGGTTTTTGTAAATACTGGGTAATTAAGTGGAAAAAGCTGACGGCTAACAAAGTTCGTTATTTACCCTTTCAACAAATACATGACCAAATCGAAGAACTTAGCGAACAAGATTTTAAAGAAGCCGTTCGTTTGATAGAGACCGATGGTCAAATATATAGTGGTGCCCATGCAGCGTATAGAACATTGCACTACTCTTCGCGTTGGACATTTTTACTGTCATGGTATCAAAAATTTACTCTTTTTAGAAAACTTAGTGACTCAACCTATCAGTTAATCGCCAATAACCGACCAGCACTATATAAATTAACCACAACCTTCTTCGGGAAAAATCCTTAA